Proteins found in one Micropterus dolomieu isolate WLL.071019.BEF.003 ecotype Adirondacks linkage group LG10, ASM2129224v1, whole genome shotgun sequence genomic segment:
- the LOC123978239 gene encoding phospholipase B1, membrane-associated-like encodes MGILLPPLIHSYINSVKPSDVAVLSSIGLDVNSTELFTVVSRLRELMSLFNPELISPISEEPNLYAPQFDQLSTLVEQANELSLYLQNNQVGAPVINVDRDWKLVLLFVQVNELCACEQQQVQSVIKAVIEEVDDALQLLHSQLMRTIVSVALWDVENDSFHNKMCPCMETYSEGEVRLLKVMRSQALQESLGELMVKKRWYSDRDDFSVILQDAPFITDPSSVASGKPLSESQASQQTDKLMVQMWTNLLQPTSGQQDTEDNVKIIALPCPTEDRPFLRTEGNSPSYDHSNASPLIHPFTGTEMPCEDLSPSPSTPTSVHELRPGDIKVVAAVGDSLTAGNGLASSQSNILDVLRQYRGLSWSIGGDENLTTVTTLPNILKHFNQNLTGYSVGTGKEETPQSFLNQAVAGAKSRHIPSQVRALVARMKNDSRINFKSDWKVITIFVGGNDICEHCYNSLLYSVENYVRNIRDSLDYLHKEVPRALVNLLEPLHITPLREMHMDASLKCPTWLVNILCPCVILPKANSKALQMLEDLNRSYQRLLHEVVESSRYDTRPDFTVVIQPFFREIIVPRLPDGRADRSFFSADCFHLSQKAQTQMARSLWNNMLEPLGNKTFTQDFTADINLKCPTKTSPYIRTYNNSNYKYAGPSPTPGPITNWGSDFSCVDLAPSDTVPTSVHTLRPADIKVVAALGDSSTAGTGAKANNLLNLNKEYKGVSWSIGGDQTLETVTTLPNILRKFNPSLKGFSKGQGSRQKGFNMAVAGAKTSEIPLQVQDLIKAMRENKEVDFEKDWKLVTIFVGGKDLCNYCIDQNNLSPKNYSHNLMLSLDMLYKEVPRLLVNVVELLQIDPLKSVKRNTLGCSLMQRTSCPCVINPAENSPELEEIKRINHEYQAETQHLISGNRYDDREDFAVVLQPFLQNLFIPHIGAGEADPSFFSVDCFHISERAHAEMAIALWNNMLEPVGRKQAYNNFTYDRSKIHCPSEASPFIFTKINSLRSPAVTPTPTPSSSPAPTIPVPKCPSSMPVWVPVIVGIVSLLVGITAAWLILSRSQRRKNKVEKTVEMRGTGF; translated from the exons atgggaatacttcttccaccactgatccATTCATACA TTAACAGCGTTAAGCCCTCAGATGTGGCTGTGCTATCCTCCATTGGACTTGATGTGAATAG CACTGAACTGTTCACGGTGGTATCAAGACTCAGAG AGTTGATGTCCCTGTTCAATCCTGAACTGATCAGTCCTATCTCAGAAGAACCCAACTTGTACGCCCCTCAGTTTGATCAACTCAG CACACTAGTGGAGCAGGCAAATGAACTGTCCCTCTATCTCCAAAACAATCAGGTAGGTGCTCCA GTCATTAATGTTGACAGAGATTGGAAGCTAGTCCTTCTATTTGTTCAGGTGAATGAGCTCTGTGCCtgtgagcagcagcag GTTCAGTCTGTCATCAAAGCAGTGATTGAAGAGGTGGATGATGCTCTGCAGTTGCTGCACTCTCAG CTGATGCGGACCATTGTCAGTGTTGCACTGTGGGATGTAGAGAATGATAGTTTCCACAACAA GATGTGCCCGTGCATGGAGACATACAGTGAAGGCGAAGTCAGACTTCTAAAGGTCATGCGGAGTCAAGCTCTGCAG GAGTCCTTGGGTGAGCTCATGGTAAAGAAGCGCTGGTACAGTGACAGAGATGACTTTAGTGTCATTCTGCAGGATGCACCTTTCATCACAGACCCTTCATCTGTCGCT AGTGGGAAGCCTCTCTCTGAGTCACAAGCATCAcaacaaactgacaaactgaTGGTGCAGATGTGGACTAACCTG CTCCAGCCCACAAGTGGCCAACAAGACACGGAAGACAATGTAAAGATCATCGCATTGCCATGTCCAACTGAG GACCGGCCCTTCCTGAGGACAGAGGGAAACTCTCCTTCATATGACCACAGTAATGCCTCTCCTCTCATTCACCCA TTTACAGGCACCGAGATGCCCTGCGAGGACCTCAGCCCCTCGCCCTCCACACCCACATCAG TCCATGAACTCAGGCCTGGAGATATCAAAGTAGTGGCTGCTGTGGGTGATTCTCTGACA GCAGGGAACGGTCTTGCATCCAGCCAGAGCAACATCCTGGACGTCCTGCGACAGTACAGAGGTTTGTCCTGGAG tATTGGTGGAGATGAAAACCTCACAACCGTCACCACGCTGCCCA ACatcttaaaacattttaaccaaAACCTGACGGGCTACTCTGTTGGCACGGGCAAGGAGGAGACTCCTCAGTCTTTCCTCAACCAGGCTGTAGCAGGAGCTAAGAGCAG gCACATCCCATCACAGGTGCGAGCCCTGGTGGCAAGGATGAAGAATGACTCT AGAATCAATTTTAAATCCGACTGGAAGGTGATCACCATTTTTGTTGGTGGAAATGACATCTGTGAGCACTGTTACAACTCT CTTCTCTACTCTGTAGAGAATTATGTTCGTAATATTCGCGACAGCCTGGATTATCTCCACAAAGAG GTGCCTCGGGCTCTGGTGAACTTACTAGAACCTCTTCATATAACCCCACTGAGAGAAATGCACATGGATGCTTCCCTTAAATGCCCAACTTGGCTGGTAAA TATTCTGTGTCCTTGCGTTATCTTACCAAAGGCCAACTCTAAAGCTCTTCAAATGTTGGAGGACCTCAATAGAAGCTATCAG cGTTTACTGCATGAGGTTGTGGAGTCAAGCCGCTATGACACTCGCCCAGACTTCACTGTGGTCATCCAGCCTTTCTTCAGAGAAATCATCGTCCCCAGATTGCCG GATGGCCGCGCGGATCGCTCCTTCTTCAGTGCTGACTGCTTCCATCTCAGCCAGAAGGCCCAGACGCAGATGGCTCGCTCCCTCTGGAACAACATG CTGGAACCTCTGGGCAATAAGACTTTCACACAGGATTTTACTGCAGACATAAATCTAAAATGTCCTACCAAG ACTTCACCATACATCCGGACATATAACAACAGCAATTACAAATATGCTGGTCCCTCTCCAACACCTGGACCTATCACA AACTGGGGAAGTGACTTTTCCTGTGTGGACCTTGCTCCCTCTGACACTGTGCCAACTTCAG TTCATACACTGAGACCAGCAGACATCAAGGTGGTGGCAGCACTGGGAGACTCCTCAACG GCAGGCACTGGCGCCAAAGCAAATAACCTGTTGAACCTCAATAAAGAGTATAAAGGAGTATCATGGAG CATTGGAGGGGATCAGACTCTGGAGACTGTCACAACACTACCAA ACATCTTGAGGAAGTTCAACCCCTCTTTAAAGGGCTTCTCCAAAGGCCAGGGATCAAGACAGAAGGGCTTCAACATGGCTGTAGCTGGAGCTAAGACCTC AGAGATCCCACTGCAAGTCCAAGATCTCATCAAGGCAATGAGAGAAAATAAG GAGGTGGATTTTGAAAAGGACTGGAAACTTGTGACAATATTTGTCGGCGGAAAGGATCTTTGCAATTACTGCATAGACCAA AATAATCTATCACCCAAAAACTATAGCCACAATCTTATGCTGAGTTTGGACATGTTATACAAAGAG GTGCCAAGGCTGTTGGTTAATGTTGTGGAGCTCTTGCAGATAGATCCACTAAAATCAGTTAAGAGGAACACGCTTGGCTGTTCCCTTATGCAgag AACCAGTTGTCCCTGTGTTATCAACCCAGCTGAAAATTCCCCAGAGCTAGAAGAGATTAAAAGAATCAATCACGAGTATCAG GCTGAGACCCAGCATCTTATTTCTGGAAATCGCTACGACGACAGAGAAGACTTTGCTGTTGTCCTCCAACCCTTTTTACAAAATCTCTTCATCCCTCATATTGGA GCAGGTGAGGCTGACCCGAGTTTCTTCTCTGTGGACTGTTTCCACATCAGTGAGCGAGCTCATGCTGAGATGGCCATTGCCCTGTGGAATAACATG CTTGAGCCTGTAGGCAGAAAGCAGGCCTACAACAACTTCACATATGACCGCTCCAAGATTCACTGTCCCTCTGAG GCCAGTCCCTTCATCTTCACTAAGATCAACAGCCTACGAAGCCCAGCTgtgacccccacccccacccccagctCCAGTCCTGCACCAACCATCCCTGTGCCCAAGTGTCCCTCCTCTATGCCAGTGTGGGTGCCAGTGATTGTGGGAATTGTCAGTTTACTGGTTGGCATTACTGCTGCCTGGCTAATTCTCTCTCGCAGTCAGCGTCGGAAAAACAAAGTGGAGAAAACAGTAGAAATGAGAGGAACTGGTTTTTAA
- the LOC123977491 gene encoding serine/threonine-protein phosphatase PP1-beta catalytic subunit-like produces the protein MAESELNVDSIISRLLEVRGCRPGKVVQMTEAEVRGLCIKSREIFLSQPILLELEAPLKICGDIHGQYTDLLRLFEYGGFPPEANYLFLGDYVDRGKQSLETICLLLAYKIKYPENFFLLRGNHECASINRIYGFYDECKRRFNIKLWKTFTDCFNCLPIAAIIDEKIFCCHGGLSPDLQSMEQIRRIMRPTDVPDTGLLCDLLWSDPDKDVQGWGENDRGVSFTFGADVVSKFLNRHDLDLICRAHQVVEDGYEFFAKRQLVTLFSAPNYCGEFDNAGGMMSVDESLMCSFQILKPSEKKAKYQYGGVNSGRPVTPPRTTQAPKKR, from the exons ATGGCGGAAAGCGAGTTGAACGTTGACAGCATAATCTCTCGGTTGCTGGAAG TGCGAGGATGTCGTCCAGGGAAGGTGGTACAGATGACAGAGGCTGAGGTGCGGGGGCTCTGCATCAAGTCCAGAGAGATTTTTCTCAGTCAGCCGATCCTGCTCGAACTGGAGGCTCCACTCAAAATCTGCG GTGATATCCACGGACAGTATACAGACTTGCTGAGGCTATTCGAGTATGGAGGCTTCCCTCCAGAGGCCAACTATCTGTTCTTGGGGGATTACGTAGACAGAGGGAAGCAGTCTTTGGAGACCATCTGCCTGCTGCTCGCCTACAAGATCAAATACCCAGAAAACTTCTTCTTGCTCAGGGGGAACCACGAGTGTGCTTCCATCAACCGTATCTACGGCTTCTATGACGAGT GCAAGCGCAGGTTCAACATAAAGCTCTGGAAGACcttcacagactgttttaaTTGTCTGCCCATTGCTGCGATTATCGATGAGAAGATTTTCTGCTGCCATGGAG GTCTCTCACCTGATCTACAGTCCATGGAACAAATTCGACGCATTATGAGACCCACTGATGTCCCAGACACAG GCTTGCTGTGTGACCTGCTGTGGTCAGACCCAGACAAAGACGTCCAGGGCTGGGGAGAGAATGATCGGGGAGTTTCCTTCACCTTTGGGGCTGACGTGGTCAGCAAGTTTCTCAACCGTCACGACCTGGATCTCATCTGCCGAGCACATCAG GTTGTTGAAGACGGCTATGAATTCTTTGCCAAACGACAGCTGGTGACGCTGTTCTCTGCCCCCAACTATTGCGGGGAGTTTGACAACGCAGGGGGTATGATGAGTGTGGACGAGTCCCTTATGTGCTCCTTTCAG ATCCTGAAGCCGtcagaaaaaaaagcaaagtaCCAGTATGGTGGGGTGAATTCAGGGCGCCCTGTCACCCCGCCTCGCACCACTCAGGCACCGAAAAAGAGGTGA
- the bpnt1 gene encoding 3'(2'),5'-bisphosphate nucleotidase 1, whose translation MSGNPAVVMRLVASAYTVAEKAGAIVRKVLHSGELGIVEKTRANDLQTLADRLAQQSICASLSRCFPKITIIGEEELPEEEIREDLIENGHSEEILQKTCPAEYSGLKEEELVVWVDPLDGTKEYTEGLLDNVTVLIGIAYGGKAIAGVINQPFYNYQLGAGADLGRTMWGMLGLGAFGFQLQEVPGDKRIVTTTRSHSNKLVTDCVDAMEPHEVVRVGGAGNKIIQLVEGKASAYVFASPGCKKWDTCAPEAILQAVGGKLTDMHGNAYCYNANVKHMNSAGILATLRNHEYYISRVPQSVLQALKSE comes from the exons ATGTCTGGAAATCCTGCTGTGGTTATGCGGCTGGTGGCCTCTGCCTACACTGTGGCTGAAAAGGCCGGGGCCATTGTGAGGAAGGTCCTTCACAGTGGTGAACTGGGCATAGTGGAAAAA ACCAGAGCTAATGATCTGCAGACACTGGCAGACAGACTGGCACAGCAGAGCATTTGCGCATCACTGTCCAGATGTTTCCCCAAAATCACAATCATTGGAGAGGAG GAGCTTCCAGAGGAGGAGATAAGGGAAGATCTCATTGAGAATGGCCACTCAGAGGAAATCCTTCAGAAGACATGTCCTGCAGAATATAGCgggctgaaagaggaggag CTAGTTGTGTGGGTTGATCCCCTCGATGGCACAAAGGAATACACTGAAG GGCTCCTGGATAATGTGACTGTGCTTATTGGTATTGCATACGGAGGCAAAGCTATTGCAGGTGTGATCAACCAGCCTTTCTACAACTATCAG CTCGGAGCAGGAGCAGATTTGGGAAGAACCATGTGGGGGATGCTGGGGTTGGGCGCCTTTGGATTTCAGCTGCAGGAAGTTCCAGGTGATAAGCGTATCGTCACCACCACACGTTCTCATAGCAACAAGCTGGTAACGGACTGTGTGGACGCCATGGAGCCTCATGAAGTTGTAAGAGTGGGTGGCGCTGGAAACAAG ATAATCCAGCTGGTTGAAGGAAAGGCTTCTGCTTACGTCTTCGCCAGTCCAGGGTGCAAGAAGTGGGACACCTGCGCTCCTGAAGCCATTCTGCAGGCTGTTGGGG GTAAACTTACTGACATGCATGGCAATGCATACTGCTACAACGCTAATGTAAAGCACATGAATTCTGCTGGCATTCTTGCTACACTACGCAACCACGAGTACTACATCAGCAGAGTACCACAGTCTGTGCTGCAAGCCCTCAAGTCAGAATGA
- the saysd1 gene encoding SAYSvFN domain-containing protein 1 — translation MEKKLAEFRARRQAEKAVRKDESAGQQCKAQTSGDSAAQADTTSSADSQEAEETETSRDSTQSSESKDRSDWLLDSALGRWLTSRQFVFSNLTLLKVLLWLVLLGLFAELEFGLPFFIISLFYWLYEGLRSPAAREPGELSAYSVFNPDCQPLLGSLTAEQLEGEMGYRPLANR, via the exons ATGGAGAAGAAGCTTGCAGAGTTCAGAGCCAGACGACAGGCTGAAAAGGCTGTTAGAAAGGATGAGAGCGCTGGTCAGCAGTGCAAAGCTCAGACATCAGGGGACTCAGCTGCTCAGGCGGATACAACATCATCAGCTGACAGTCAAGAAGCAGAGGAGACAGAAACAAGCAGAGATTCAACCCAAAGCTCTGAAAGCAAG GACCGTAGTGACTGGCTGCTGGACAGCGCTCTGGGAAGATGGCTGACTTCGAGACAGTTTGTCTTCTCAAACCTCACTTTGCTTAAAGTGCTGCTGTGGCTGGTGCTGCTTGGTCTGTTTGCTGAACTAGAGTTTGGCCTGCCTTTCTTCATCATCTCCCTCTTCTACTGGCTCTACGAAGGACTCCGTAGCCCAGCTGCCCGCGAGCCGGGAGAACTGAGCGCTTATTCTGTCTTCAATCCGGACTGTCAGCCTCTGCTGGGCTCTCTCactgcagagcagctggagGGAGAGATGGGTTACAGACCTCTGGCTAACAGATGA
- the grcc10 gene encoding protein C10, which yields MASAPAQQPTLTVEQTRVVLSEVIQAFSVPENAARMEEARESACNDMGKMLQLVLPVATLIQQEVIKAYGFNNEGEGVLKFARLVKMYETQDPEIAAMSAKLKSLLLPPLSTPPIGGAIPAS from the exons ATGGCCTCAGCTCCAGCACAGCAGCCCACACTCACTGTTGAGCAGACCAGAG TGGTACTGAGTGAGGTGATCCAGGCCTTCTCAGTACCAGAAAACGCTGCCAGGATGGAGGAGGCTCGAGAAAGTGCCTGCAACGACATGGGCAAGATGCTGCAGCTTGTGCTCCCTGTAGCCACCCTGATTCAACAAGAGGTTATCAAAGCCTACGGCTTCAACAATGAAGGAGAGG GTGTCCTGAAATTTGCCAGATTGGTGAAAATGTATGAAACCCAGGACCCTGAAATTGCAGCCATGTCCGCTAAACTGAAGTCTCTCCTCCTGCCGCCGCTGTCAACACCACCTATAGGAGGCGCCATTCCAGCTTCATAG